A single region of the Polyodon spathula isolate WHYD16114869_AA chromosome 5, ASM1765450v1, whole genome shotgun sequence genome encodes:
- the pgm3 gene encoding phosphoacetylglucosamine mutase yields the protein MGQFKEVVQKSSLHPKPVGLVLQYGTAGFRTKAQDLNHIMFRMGLLAVLRSRKTKSTIGIMVTASHNPEEDNGIKLVDPLGEMLAPAWEEYATQLANAEEQGLLTALKDVIEKEAVNMQQEACVVVGRDTRPSSEKLSQAVLDGVMSLGGKYHDYGLVTTPQLHFMVCCRNTHGQYGTASVEGYYQKISQAFVELTKQAPNRTDDHKHLKVDGANGIGALKLKELEGFLQKELLVTLYNDGSSGKLNYLCGADFVKVHQKSPEGVEMLAGERCCSFDGDADRIIYYYNDDAGRFHLLDGDKIATLMSTFLKELLTKTGLDLQIVVVQTAYSNGSSTRYLEETMKVKVHCTKTGLKYLHHKAQEFDIGVYFEANGHGTVLFSKGAEEKIKQLAQNENAANEKRKAAKILASTINLINQTVGDAISDMLVIEAVLALKGLAVHQWDAMYTNLPNRQLKVKVADRRVIKTTDVERCAVSPPGLQEAVNALVKKYSLSRAFVRPSGTEDVVRVYSEADTQDNADTLAYEVSLAVYKLAGGVGEEPKPLQ from the exons ATGGGTCAGTTCAAGGAGGTTGTGCAGAAATCTTCTCTTCACCCTAAACCAGTGGGACTGGTTCTTCAGTATGGGACCGCCGGGTTCCGCACCAAGGCTCAAGACCTCAACCACATCATGTTCAGGATGGGTCTGCTGGCTGTGCTAAGATCCAGAAAGACCAAATCCACCATTGGGATCATGGTCACTGCCTCTCACAACCCAGAG GAAGACAATGGTATAAAACTAGTGGACCCTTTGGGGGAGATGCTGGCCCCTGCTTGGGAAGAGTACGCCACGCAGCTTGCTAATGCAGAAGAACAAGGACTGCTGACTGCCTTAAAAGATGTCATTGAAAAAGAAGCCGTGAACATGCAGCAAGAGGCGTGTGTCGTGGTTGGGAGAGACACCAG GCCCAGCAGTGAGAAACTTTCACAGGCGGTTTTAGATGGTGTGATGTCTCTAGGGGGCAAATACCATG ATTACGGCCTGGTTACAACGCCACAGCTGCACTTCATGGTTTGCTGCCGAAACACTCATGGCCAGTACGGTACGGCCAGTGTGGAAGGATACTACCAGAAAATTTCCCAAGCTTTTGTCGAGCTGACAAAGCAG GCCCCAAATCGCACCGATGACCACAAGCACCTGAAGGTGGACGGAGCAAATGGGATTGGAGCTCTTAAACTCAAGGAGTTGGAGGGGTTCCTGCAAAAAGAGCTGCTGGTGACTCTGTACAATGATGGGAGCAGCGGGAAGCTCAACTATCTTTGCGGGGCGGATTTTGTCAAAGTCCATCAGAAGTCTCCAGAAG GTGTTGAGATGCTGGCAGGTGAGCGCTGCTGCTCTTTCGATGGAGATGCTGACAGAATCATCTACTATTATAATGACGATGCTGGCCGCTTCCACCTGCTTGACGGGGATAAAATAGCAACGTTGATGAGCACCTTCCTAAAAGAACTCCTCACAAAG ACAGGTTTGGATCTTCAGATTGTAGTGGTACAAACCGCTTATTCAAACGGAAGCTCCACACGATACCTTGAGGAAACTATGAag GTCAAAGTGCATTGTACCAAAACTGGACTCAAATACTTACACCACAAGGCTCAGGAGTTTGACATTGGGGTTTACTTTGAGGCTAATGGCCATGGCACT GTTCTGTTCAGTAAAGGAGCAGAAGAGAAGATCAAGCAGCTGGCACAAAATGAAAATGCTgctaatgaaaaaagaaaagctgctAAAATATTGGCGAGTACCATCAATCTGATCAACCAG ACTGTTGGTGATGCCATTTCAGACATGTTGGTAATTGAGGCAGTCCTGGCACTGAAAGGCCTGGCAGTTCACCAGTGGGATGCAATGTACACAAACCTTCCAAATAGACAACTCAAAGTAAAG GTGGCAGACAGGAGAGTTATTAAGACCACAGATGTAGAGAGGTGTGCAGTAAGCCCGCCAGGGCTGCAGGAAGCAGTCAATGCTCTAGTGAAGAAGTACAGTCTGTCCAGGGCATTCGTCCGGCCGTCAGGAACTGAAGATGTTGTCCGGGTGTACTCCGAAGCAGACACGCAG GACAATGCTGACACCTTGGCTTATGAAGTGAGCCTGGCAGTTTACAAGCTAGCTGGAGGAGTTGGCGAGGAGCCTAAGCCCCTGCAGTAA